A stretch of Glandiceps talaboti chromosome 18, keGlaTala1.1, whole genome shotgun sequence DNA encodes these proteins:
- the LOC144448998 gene encoding 3-oxoacyl-[acyl-carrier-protein] reductase FabG-like has protein sequence MASLANKVTLITGASAGIGAGTATHFASLGSCLALCGRNKENLEKVGSDCEANGLLKNKILLIQGDLTNEDDCKAAVERTIEKFGQLDVLVNNAGIVGLGGIEATSLEEYDTIMNINVRSVFHITMLAVPHLIKSKGAIVNVSSLNGLRAFAQTLVYCMSKAAIDQFTNCIALELASKQVRVNSVNPGMIKSTNIHRRTEMSNEDIDKFMERMKEVHPLGRSGEVDEVAKAIAFLASDDSSFITATQLSVDGGRHAVCPR, from the exons ATGGCTTCATTGGCAAATAAGGTCACGCTAATAACAG GAGCAAGTGCTGGCATTGGTGCAGGAACTGCCACACATTTTGCATCTTTAGGAAGTTGCCTTGCTCTATGTGGACGAAATAAAGAAAACTTAGAAAAAGTTGGCAGTGACTGTGAAGCAAATGGACTACTTAAAAACAAG ATCCTTCTCATACAAGGAGATCTTACAAATGAAGATGACTGCAAGGCTGCTGTAGAACGAACTATTGAGAAGTTTGGTCAGCTGGATGTATTG GTAAATAATGCTGGCATTGTTGGTTTAGGTGGTATAGAAGCAACTTCCTTGGAAGAGTATGATACCATTATGAATATCAATGTGAGATCTGTGTTTCACATTACAATGTTAGCTGTACCACATCTTATCAAATCTAAAG GTGCAATTGTGAATGTATCCAGTTTAAATGGCTTGAGAGCA TTTGCTCAAACATTGGTGTACTGTATGTCTAAAGCAGCAATTGACCAGTTTACAAACTGCATAGCACTAG AATTGGCATCAAAACAAGTCAGGGTTAATTCTGTGAA CCCTGGAATGATAAAGTCAACCAACATCCATAGGAGAACTGAAATGAGTAATGAGGATATTGACAAG TTTATGGAACGAATGAAAGAAGTCCACCCACTTGGTAGATCTGGAGAAGTAGATGAGGTTGCCAAGGCGATAGCATTCCTTGCATCTGATGATTCATCTTTCATCACTGCTACACAACTCTCTGTAGATGGAGGCAGACATGCTGTGTGTCCAAGATAA